A DNA window from Piliocolobus tephrosceles isolate RC106 chromosome 9, ASM277652v3, whole genome shotgun sequence contains the following coding sequences:
- the PRF1 gene encoding perforin-1 isoform X1: protein MPPFQEPRRREDIRLCSRFSIRGSSSMAACLLLLGILLLLLPLPVPAPCHTATRSECKRSHKFVPGAWLAGEGVDVTSLRRSGSFPVDTQRFLRPDGTCTLCENALQEGTLQRLPLALTNWRAQGSGCQRHVTRAKVSSTEAVARDAARSIRNDWKVGLDVTPQPTGNVHVSVAGSHSQAANFAAQKTHQDQYSFSTDTVECRFYSFHVVHTPPLHPDFKRALGDLPLHFNASTQPAYLRLISNYGTHFIRAVELGGRISALTALRTCELALEGLTDDEVDDCLTVEAQVNIGARGSSSAEAKACEEKKKKHKMTASFHQTYRERHSEVVGGHHTSINDLLFGSQAGPEQYSAWVNSLLGSPGLVDYSLEPLHVLLDSQDPRREALRRALSQYLTDRARWRDCSRPCPPGRQKSPRDPCQCVCHGSAVTTQDCCPRQRGLAQLEVTFIQAWGLWGDWFTATDAYVKVFFGGQELRTKTEWNNNNPVWSMRLDFGDVLLATGGPLRLQVWDQDSGWDDDLLGTCDQAPKSGSHEGRCNLKHGHLKFRYHARCLPHLGGGTCLDYIPQMLLGEPPGNRSGAVW from the exons ATGCCACCATTCCAGGAGCCTCGGCGAAGAGAGGACATCCGCCTGTGTAGCCGCTTCTCCATACGGGGCTCCAG CTCCATGGCGGCCTGCCTGCTCCTCCTGGGCATCCTTCTCCTGCTGCTGCCCCTGCCGGTCCCTGCTCCCTGCCACACAGCCACACGCTCAGAGTGCAAGCGCAGCCACAAGTTTGTGCCTGGTGCATGGCTGGCCGGGGAGGGTGTGGACGTGACCAGCCTCCGCCGCTCGGGCTCCTTCCCAGTAGACACACAAAGGTTCCTGCGGCCCGACGGCACCTGCACCCTCTGTGAAAATGCCCTACAGGAGGGCACCCTCCAGCGCCTGCCCCTGGCACTCACCAACTGGCGGGCCCAGGGCTCTGGCTGCCAGCGCCATGTAACCAGGGCCAAAGTTAGCTCCACTGAAGCTGTGGCCCGGGATGCGGCTCGTAGCATCCGCAACGACTGGAAGGTCGGGCTGGATGTGACTCCCCAGCCCACCGGCAACGTGCATGTGTCTGTGGCTGGCTCACACTCACAGGCAGCCAACTTCGCAGCCCAGAAGACCCACCAGGACCAGTACAGCTTCAGCACTGACACAGTGGAGTGCCGCTTCTACAG TTTCCACGTGGTACACACTCCCCCACTGCACCCTGACTTCAAGAGGGCCCTCGGGGACCTGCCCCTCCACTTCAACGCCTCCACCCAGCCCGCCTACCTCAGGCTCATCTCCAACTACGGCACCCACTTCATCCGGGCTGTGGAGCTGGGCGGCCGCATCTCGGCCCTCACTGCCCTGCGCACCTGTGAACTGGCCCTGGAAGGGCTCACGGACGACGAGGTGGATGACTGCCTGACCGTCGAGGCCCAGGTCAACATAGGCGCCCGCGGCAGCTCCTCTGCCGAAGCCAAAGCCTgtgaggagaagaagaagaagcacaAGATGACGGCCTCCTTCCACCAAACCTACCGGGAGCGCCATTCGGAAGTGGTTGGCGGCCATCACACCTCCATTAACGACCTGCTGTTCGGGAGCCAGGCCGGGCCCGAGCAGTACTCAGCCTGGGTGAACTCGCTGCTCGGCAGCCCTGGCCTGGTGGACTACAGCCTGGAACCCCTGCATGTGCTGCTGGACAGCCAGGACCCGCGGCGGGAGGCACTGAGGAGGGCCCTGAGTCAGTACCTGACAGACAGGGCTCGCTGGAGGGACTGCAGCCGGCCGTGCCCGCCAGGGCGGCAGAAGAGCCCCCGAGACCCGTGCCAGTGTGTGTGCCATGGCTCAGCGGTCACCACCCAGGACTGCTGCCCTCGGCAGAGGGGCCTGGCCCAGCTGGAGGTGACCTTCATCCAAGCGTGGGGCCTGTGGGGGGACTGGTTCACTGCCACGGATGCCTATGTGAAGGTGTTCTTTGGTGGCCAGGAGCTCAGGACCAAAACTGAGTGGAACAATAACAACCCCGTCTGGTCAATGCGGCTGGATTTTGGGGATGTGCTCCTGGCCACAGGGGGGCCCCTGAGGTTGCAGGTCTGGGATCAGGACTCTGGCTGGGACGATGACCTCCTTGGCACCTGTGATCAGGCTCCCAAGTCTGGTTCCCATGAGGGGAGATGCAACCTGAAACATGGCCACCTGAAATTCCGCTATCATGCCAGGTGCTTGCCCCACCTGGGAGGAGGCACCTGCCTGGACTACATCCCCCAAATGCTTCTGGGGGAGCCTCCAGGAAACCGGAGCGGGGCCGTGTGGTGA
- the PRF1 gene encoding perforin-1 isoform X2 produces the protein MAACLLLLGILLLLLPLPVPAPCHTATRSECKRSHKFVPGAWLAGEGVDVTSLRRSGSFPVDTQRFLRPDGTCTLCENALQEGTLQRLPLALTNWRAQGSGCQRHVTRAKVSSTEAVARDAARSIRNDWKVGLDVTPQPTGNVHVSVAGSHSQAANFAAQKTHQDQYSFSTDTVECRFYSFHVVHTPPLHPDFKRALGDLPLHFNASTQPAYLRLISNYGTHFIRAVELGGRISALTALRTCELALEGLTDDEVDDCLTVEAQVNIGARGSSSAEAKACEEKKKKHKMTASFHQTYRERHSEVVGGHHTSINDLLFGSQAGPEQYSAWVNSLLGSPGLVDYSLEPLHVLLDSQDPRREALRRALSQYLTDRARWRDCSRPCPPGRQKSPRDPCQCVCHGSAVTTQDCCPRQRGLAQLEVTFIQAWGLWGDWFTATDAYVKVFFGGQELRTKTEWNNNNPVWSMRLDFGDVLLATGGPLRLQVWDQDSGWDDDLLGTCDQAPKSGSHEGRCNLKHGHLKFRYHARCLPHLGGGTCLDYIPQMLLGEPPGNRSGAVW, from the exons ATGGCGGCCTGCCTGCTCCTCCTGGGCATCCTTCTCCTGCTGCTGCCCCTGCCGGTCCCTGCTCCCTGCCACACAGCCACACGCTCAGAGTGCAAGCGCAGCCACAAGTTTGTGCCTGGTGCATGGCTGGCCGGGGAGGGTGTGGACGTGACCAGCCTCCGCCGCTCGGGCTCCTTCCCAGTAGACACACAAAGGTTCCTGCGGCCCGACGGCACCTGCACCCTCTGTGAAAATGCCCTACAGGAGGGCACCCTCCAGCGCCTGCCCCTGGCACTCACCAACTGGCGGGCCCAGGGCTCTGGCTGCCAGCGCCATGTAACCAGGGCCAAAGTTAGCTCCACTGAAGCTGTGGCCCGGGATGCGGCTCGTAGCATCCGCAACGACTGGAAGGTCGGGCTGGATGTGACTCCCCAGCCCACCGGCAACGTGCATGTGTCTGTGGCTGGCTCACACTCACAGGCAGCCAACTTCGCAGCCCAGAAGACCCACCAGGACCAGTACAGCTTCAGCACTGACACAGTGGAGTGCCGCTTCTACAG TTTCCACGTGGTACACACTCCCCCACTGCACCCTGACTTCAAGAGGGCCCTCGGGGACCTGCCCCTCCACTTCAACGCCTCCACCCAGCCCGCCTACCTCAGGCTCATCTCCAACTACGGCACCCACTTCATCCGGGCTGTGGAGCTGGGCGGCCGCATCTCGGCCCTCACTGCCCTGCGCACCTGTGAACTGGCCCTGGAAGGGCTCACGGACGACGAGGTGGATGACTGCCTGACCGTCGAGGCCCAGGTCAACATAGGCGCCCGCGGCAGCTCCTCTGCCGAAGCCAAAGCCTgtgaggagaagaagaagaagcacaAGATGACGGCCTCCTTCCACCAAACCTACCGGGAGCGCCATTCGGAAGTGGTTGGCGGCCATCACACCTCCATTAACGACCTGCTGTTCGGGAGCCAGGCCGGGCCCGAGCAGTACTCAGCCTGGGTGAACTCGCTGCTCGGCAGCCCTGGCCTGGTGGACTACAGCCTGGAACCCCTGCATGTGCTGCTGGACAGCCAGGACCCGCGGCGGGAGGCACTGAGGAGGGCCCTGAGTCAGTACCTGACAGACAGGGCTCGCTGGAGGGACTGCAGCCGGCCGTGCCCGCCAGGGCGGCAGAAGAGCCCCCGAGACCCGTGCCAGTGTGTGTGCCATGGCTCAGCGGTCACCACCCAGGACTGCTGCCCTCGGCAGAGGGGCCTGGCCCAGCTGGAGGTGACCTTCATCCAAGCGTGGGGCCTGTGGGGGGACTGGTTCACTGCCACGGATGCCTATGTGAAGGTGTTCTTTGGTGGCCAGGAGCTCAGGACCAAAACTGAGTGGAACAATAACAACCCCGTCTGGTCAATGCGGCTGGATTTTGGGGATGTGCTCCTGGCCACAGGGGGGCCCCTGAGGTTGCAGGTCTGGGATCAGGACTCTGGCTGGGACGATGACCTCCTTGGCACCTGTGATCAGGCTCCCAAGTCTGGTTCCCATGAGGGGAGATGCAACCTGAAACATGGCCACCTGAAATTCCGCTATCATGCCAGGTGCTTGCCCCACCTGGGAGGAGGCACCTGCCTGGACTACATCCCCCAAATGCTTCTGGGGGAGCCTCCAGGAAACCGGAGCGGGGCCGTGTGGTGA